From Microscilla marina ATCC 23134, one genomic window encodes:
- the porK gene encoding T9SS ring complex lipoprotein PorK/GldK: protein MLFKYKFLSYALIASSVLFLQGCFLFGKKGDPNSLESRINGSAGEIIPFEQVRSDYSQYVPSGMVVVPNGTFHMGQADEDVPATQINLNKQITISAFFMDQTEVTNNQYRLFTDVLLAYSEGRQAQGEELPQEYQEGVMDKLFLKNGTPVRPDSIKVMNEMYPDTTRWSTEYAHHMGDPLMEYYFMHPAFDDYPVVGVDWQAANFFCQWRTMHLNYYRHTVEGDPYPAPRFRLPTEAEWEYASRGGRDMAKYPWGSPYLRNTLGCMLANFKPGRGNYYDDGFAYTGPVAQYFPNDYGLYDMAGNVAEWVLDAYFESSVPVVWDLNPVYNPPITKAGKNDVNINNRRVIRGGSWKDIAYYCETGARTFQHWDSSSTSIGFRCAMTYLGRSSGEEVDLGR, encoded by the coding sequence ATGTTGTTTAAGTACAAGTTTTTGTCTTATGCTCTAATTGCATCCTCTGTACTATTTCTTCAGGGATGTTTTTTGTTTGGAAAGAAAGGTGATCCAAACAGTTTAGAGTCAAGAATTAACGGATCGGCAGGTGAGATTATTCCTTTTGAACAAGTCAGAAGTGATTATTCTCAGTACGTGCCTAGTGGAATGGTCGTTGTACCTAATGGTACTTTTCACATGGGACAAGCAGATGAAGATGTTCCTGCAACTCAAATCAATTTGAATAAGCAGATCACTATCAGTGCTTTCTTTATGGATCAGACAGAGGTTACCAATAATCAATACAGGCTTTTTACTGATGTATTGTTGGCATACTCTGAGGGACGACAAGCACAAGGGGAAGAACTACCCCAAGAGTATCAGGAAGGTGTAATGGATAAACTATTTTTGAAAAATGGAACTCCTGTAAGACCTGATTCTATAAAAGTAATGAATGAAATGTATCCAGATACAACACGCTGGAGTACAGAATATGCTCACCATATGGGAGATCCTTTGATGGAGTATTATTTTATGCACCCTGCATTTGATGATTATCCTGTGGTTGGAGTAGATTGGCAAGCAGCTAATTTCTTTTGTCAATGGCGTACCATGCACTTGAATTATTACCGTCATACGGTAGAAGGTGACCCTTACCCTGCGCCTCGTTTTCGTTTACCAACAGAAGCTGAGTGGGAATACGCATCAAGGGGTGGTCGTGATATGGCAAAGTATCCCTGGGGAAGCCCTTATTTGAGAAATACACTTGGGTGTATGTTAGCAAACTTTAAGCCTGGTAGAGGTAACTATTATGATGATGGCTTTGCTTACACAGGTCCTGTTGCTCAATATTTCCCTAATGATTATGGATTATACGATATGGCTGGAAACGTAGCTGAGTGGGTACTAGATGCTTACTTTGAGTCTTCAGTACCTGTAGTATGGGATTTAAACCCCGTATATAACCCACCTATTACCAAAGCAGGTAAAAATGATGTAAATATAAACAACCGAAGAGTAATTAGAGGAGGATCTTGGAAAGACATTGCATATTATTGCGAAACTGGTGCTAGAACTTTTCAACATTGGGATTCTTCGTCTACCTCTATTGGTTTCCGTTGTGCTATGACATATTTAGGTCGATCTTCTGGCGAAGAGGTTGATCTTGGACGATAA
- a CDS encoding PorP/SprF family type IX secretion system membrane protein has product MNRIPKVILLFFLLLGSTTTTVKAQQDAQFSQYMFNQLFINPAYAGVEGNFSASLIHRTQWAGYNPTFDNGGSPNTQVMSVSYGNNAFRSGVGLHFVNDMIGPLINREAQLSYAYHVPLGSRNGTQAKLSIGVRGGIYSQTIDFDQFRALDPDDKLLQTGVLSQTNSDMAAGIYYHSNTFFGGVSMNHIIPQKFNFGQEGSEGILASNLYVLAGYNFNVGGYNSLWSVSPSVLVKMVPTDLSGYSFDLGAITTYDNKYFAGISYRQEESASLILGIKLNKSSKKPTLQIAYGFDYVFFGQSAKDPTSHEISVSYKIPIFHTTDPKLNTPRYNNE; this is encoded by the coding sequence CAACAAGATGCACAGTTTAGCCAGTACATGTTTAATCAGTTATTTATCAATCCAGCTTATGCTGGTGTCGAAGGTAATTTTTCTGCTTCACTTATTCACAGAACTCAGTGGGCAGGCTATAACCCAACCTTTGATAATGGGGGGAGTCCAAATACACAAGTAATGAGTGTGTCTTATGGCAATAATGCTTTTCGTAGCGGTGTAGGGCTACATTTTGTCAATGATATGATTGGACCGCTGATTAACCGTGAAGCGCAACTTTCTTATGCTTATCACGTACCACTTGGTAGTCGTAATGGTACTCAAGCAAAACTTTCTATAGGCGTGCGAGGAGGTATTTATTCCCAAACTATTGATTTTGATCAATTTAGGGCGCTCGACCCTGATGATAAGTTACTGCAGACTGGGGTTTTATCTCAAACAAACTCCGATATGGCAGCCGGCATTTATTACCATTCCAATACGTTCTTTGGAGGAGTAAGTATGAATCATATCATTCCTCAAAAATTTAATTTTGGACAAGAAGGAAGTGAAGGTATATTGGCTAGTAATCTCTATGTATTAGCTGGATATAACTTCAATGTAGGAGGGTATAACTCTCTCTGGTCTGTAAGCCCTTCTGTGTTAGTTAAAATGGTACCAACAGATTTAAGCGGTTATTCATTTGACTTAGGGGCAATTACTACTTACGACAACAAATATTTTGCTGGAATATCATATCGTCAAGAAGAATCAGCATCATTGATTTTAGGAATTAAGTTGAATAAAAGTAGTAAGAAACCAACCCTACAGATTGCGTATGGTTTTGACTACGTGTTTTTTGGACAATCAGCCAAAGACCCTACGTCACATGAAATATCTGTATCATACAAAATACCTATTTTTCATACTACAGATCCAAAACTTAATACTCCCCGTTATAATAATGAGTGA